A stretch of DNA from Corallococcus silvisoli:
GCACCAAGAAGAAGCAGGACACCTCCGGCCAGAAGGCCATCGAGCTGGCCGCCGGCCACCACGGCGAGCCGGTGCTGCCCGGCACCTTCGTGGACTACGAGACGCGCCCGCGCGAGTACGAGCTGGCCGTCGCGCAGACGGTCCTCCAGATTCACACGCGCGTCGCGGACCTCTTCAACGACCCCATGAACCAGACCCAGCAGCAGCTGCGTCTGACCGTGGAGGCGCTGAAGGAGCGCAAGGAGCACGAGCTCATCAACAACCGCGAGTTCGGCCTGCTGCACAACGCGGACCTCAAGCAGCGCATCCACACCCGCTCCGGCCCGCCGACGCCGGACGACATGGACGAGCTCCTGGCCACGGTGTGGAAGGAGCCGTCGTTCTTCCTGGCCCACCCGCGCGCCATCGCCGCGTTCGGCCAGGAGTGCAACAAGCGCGGCATCTACCCCACCAGCGTGGAGATGAACGGGAACATGATTCCCGCGTGGCGCGGCATCCCCATCGTGTCCTGCAACAAGATCCCCGTCTCCGAGTCGCGCACCAGCTCCATCATGCTGATGCGCGCGGGTGAGAAGAACCAGGGCGTCGTCGGCCTGCACCAGGCGGGCATCCCGGATGAGATCGAGCCCAGCCTCAACGTCCGGTTCATGGGCATCAACGAGAAGGCCATCATGAACTACCTGGTCACCGCGTACTTCTCCGCGGCGGTGCTCACGCCGGACGCGCTGGGCATCCTGGAGAGCGTGGAGATCGGCCGCTCGTAGTCCCGGACCCGCACGCAATCGGAAGGTTCTTTCATGGCGAACTCAGAGAAGAACGTCGCGGCGCACGAAAGCCAGAGCCTCAGCACGGCCGGGGCGCGTCAGCTGGCGACGACGACCAAGACGCAGCCGCAGATGCAGGGCATCTCGCCCCGCTGGCTGTTGCGCGTGCTGCCCTGGGTGCAGGTGTCGGGTGGCACGTTCCGCGTCAACCGCCGGCTGACCTACACCGTGGGTGACGACCGCCTGAACTTCAGCAACATCGGCGTCAAGGTGGAGATCATCCCGGAGGAGCTGCTCAAGCTGCCGCTGATGCGGGGCTTCGAGGACGTGGATGGGCTGCTCATCCGCACGCTGGCCAGCCGCTTCACCCAGCGTCAGTACAAGCCGGGGGAGAACATCGTGGAGGCGGGCCAGTCCGCCGAGCACGTGTTCCTCCTGGCGCACGGCAAGGCGCAGAAGCTGGGCGCGGGCAAGTACGGCGACCCCGTCGTGCTGGACACGCTGGCGGACGGCGACCACTTCGGCGACCAGGCGGTGGTGGAGTCGAACGACGTCTGGCCCTTCACCGTGAAGGCGCTCACCGCCTGCACGGTGATGGCGTTGCCGCAGGAGGTGTTCGAGTCCCTCATCAGCCAGTCGCCGGTGCTGGCGGCGCACGTGGAGCGCTTCAAGGCGAAGCTGAAGCGGCCCCAGGACAAGGCGGGGCAGGCCTCCATCGCGCTGGCCGCCGGCCACCACGGCGAGCCCGTGCTGCCCGGCACCTTCGTGGACTACGAGCTGAAGCCGCGCGAGTACGAGCTGAGCGTGGCGCAGACCATCCTGCGCGTGCACACCCGCGTGTCGGACATCTTCAACGACCCGATGAACCAGACCCAGGAGCAGCTGCGTCTGACCCTCGAGGCGCTGAAGGAGCGCAAGGAGCACGAGCTCATCAACAACCCGGAGTTCGGCTTGCTGCACAACGCGGACCTCAAGCAGCGCATCAACACGCGCTCCGGTCCGCCGACGCCGGACGACCTGGACGAGCTGCTGTCGCGCCGCCGCAAGACGCGCTTCATGCTGGCCCACCCGCGCGCCATCGCGGCGTTCGGCCGGGAGTGCAACAAGCGCGGCCTCTACCCGACGGTGGTGGACGTGGAGGGCCAGAAGATGCAGGCGTGGCGCGGGGTGCCCCTGCTGCCCTGCGACAAGCTGCCCATCACCCGGGAGAACACCAGCGCCATCCTGGCGATGCGCATCGGTCCGGACGACCAGGGCGTCATCGGCCTGCACAACGCCGGCATTCCCGATGAGGTGGAGCCCAGCCTCACCGTGAAGCGCATGGACATCAACGGCCAGGCCATGGCCCAGTACCTGGTGAGCACCTACTACTCCGCCGCCGTGCTCGTCCCCGACGCGCTGGGCGTGCTGGAGAACGTGGCGCTCGGCGGCTGAGCCTTCCGCGCCGTGAAGACGCTGACGGGCCCGGTGCCGCGCGCGCCGGGCCCGTCTTTCTTCCAGCGCGGGGTCAGTCCTTCACGCGCAAGAGGAAGATGTCCGCGCGCTGGGGCGTGAGCTTGTCCACGCCGAAGTCGGTGACGCGGTCGGAATCGCCATACAGCACCGCGTCTCCGTCTGGCAGCAGCGCCACCGCGGGCACGGCCTCCAGCCCGTACAGCTCACCCCGGGCCTCCGGTGGGGCGGCCAGGAAGAGGCGCGAGGCGAGCGGCTGTCCGGTGGGGTCGAAGCGCTGGGTGAAGAGCTGCGCGGACCCCAGGCCGTCCTGGCCGGTGGTGCCGTTCTCCAGCCAGGAGTACGTGTAGCCCACCGCCAGCACCTCGCCGGAGTCCTGGAGGGCCACGCCCTGCACGGACGCGTCCACGCCCAGCTCGTGCGCCCAGCGCTCGGTGCCGTCCGCGGCCGCCACCGCGACGAAGGCGCTGGGCGTCGCCGCGCCCTTCAGCGACGCGCCCGCCCAGGCGAAGCCGCCCTGGAAGTCGCCGCCCAGCACCACGTCGCCCGCGGCGTCGCGGCTCACGTCCCGCACGCGGCCCTTCACGCTGGGCCGGACCTTCACCCAGTCGAGCTCGCCGGTGGCCCGGTACTGCGCCACGAACGGGCTGCCCTCGCTGGAGCCCTGCACGGCGGTGGTGCCGAAGCGCACCGTGCCCAGGAAGCGCCCCGCCACCACCACGCCGCCGTCCGCGCCTGTCGCCAGGGACAAGGGCTCCACGGCCGCGCCGTCGGACTCCGCGCTGCCCACGGCGATGGCGAGCACCGGCGTGCCGTCCGCCGCGAACACCGCCACCCCGCCGGGGGCGCCCTTCACCTCGCCGCCCAGGTCCACCGTGCCCGGCGCGGTATAGGCCACGTACAGTCGGCCCTGCGCGTCCGCGGCCACGTCCGTGACCGTCAGCTCGCCGGGGACGCGGTTCGCCCAGAGCGTGACGCCGTCCGCGGACAGCTTCGCGACGAAGGCGCCATCGCCGAGCTTGCCCGTGCCCAGGTCCGTCGTGCCCTGGAGGTTCCCGGCCACCAGCAGCGCGCCGGTCCCGTCCGCCGCCACGCGGGCGTGGACGTCGGCGCGAAGGTCCACGGGCGTGGGGTCCACGCGCACGTCGTACGCATGGGTCCACAGCGTCTGCCCCGCGCCCGAGCGCCGCGTCAGTACCAGTTGCACGCCGTCATCCGTGGGGACGCGGGCGCCCAGGTCGTCGTAGCCGTACGCCGCCGCGGTGAAGAGGTCGCCGGTGGGGTCCACCGCCAGGTCCAGCGCCAGGTCGTCCTGCGCGGTGCCCTCCTTCGCCAGCCACAGCGTCACGCCCGACGCGGGCGGCAGCTGCTCCGGCTGCGTGGTCGGAGGCGGCGTCTGGTTGGAGCCCGTGCCCGGCGGTGGCGCGTCGCCGGGCACCGAGGGCTGCTCCTTGGGAGGACACCCCGCCTTCGAGTCCTCGCAGTTGTTGGGGTCGGGCGGCGGCGCCCCGCGCCCGCACCCCCACGCTCCGCCGAACGCGAAACCCAGCACCGTCGCACCCAAGACAGTCTGGCGCCACCCCCGCCCCAGATACATGGAATCCCCTCCGTGTACGGCAGGGTTCTCACGCCATCCCACACCCGCAAATACAGTCCAGGAGGCTGCTCGGCCGCCCGCTGCTCAACACACCGCGCGTCACGTGCGTGGGGGACGCGGCGCCGTGGACGGGCGCCGCGACCGCCCAGGAAGGCCGTCGCGTTTACCCACCCAGCGCTCAAAGCCAGACACTACCGCCAGAAGCCGATGGAGACGCCCCAGTTGGAGTAGCGGCTCGCCAGGTCGAACGACGCGGTGATGGCCCAGTCCTCCCAGTAGCGCAGCACGAACAGCTCGAAGCCGCCGGTGACGTGCGGCCGGGGGTTGCGGCCCGGGAAGGGGGACGGCTCCAGCCAGGTGCCCGCGCGCAGGCGCAGCAGGCCCGGGAAGGTGTCCCATTCGGTGCCCAGGCGCGGCTGGAAGGTGGCCTTGTCGCCCACGCGCTGCGGCTCCGCCGAGGAGGCGAACGAGCGCGACGGCACCGCGTTGCTCACGCTGGAGATGAGGTCCACCTGCGCGGTGATGAGCCACCGGCCAGCCAGCGCGTCCCGCGGCTCCTCCTCCGGCACCGGCAGCGCGTCCCCCTCCACCTGGAGTTGCCGCCGCGCGGCCGGGGACAGCCGGTTGTAGCGGTGCGCGCCCTCGCCCAGCCGCCAGCTGGCGCCCAGGGAGAGGACCGCGGGGGACACCACGGCCGCGTAGATGCGGCGGCCCGCGATGAAGGGGCTCTGGCCGTCGTCGCGCCGCCAGCCGGCCACCACCTCCGGCCGCACCGCCACGCCAATGCGGTAGGGGCGCCCGTGCGGACGGAACAGCATGTCCACCGCCACGCCGGTGTCGCCGTAGCGCCAGGACTCGTCGCCCAGCTCGCTGAAGCTCGCCTGCGCGGAGAAGATGCCCAGCGACAGGATGAAGTCATCCTGGCCAAAGGCCACGGAGCCCGCGAGCACGGACTGGGTGAGGGACACGCGCAGCTTGCCGCCCTCGCCCCGGCAGGCGGTGGTGATGCAGTAGCCCGTGCGGCTGTTGCGCCACAGGAAGCCGATGCCGAAGCGCTTGTATTGCAGCATCAGCGCGCCCAGCAGCTGCCGGCTGTCCACGGATTCATCGGCCTGGCCGTCGTTGTCCACGTCCCGCCGCTGGGTGCCGGTGAAGGGCAGGTCCAGCCAGGACAGGGTGACGCCCAGGTCCCAGTCGCGGTCCAGGGAGGCGCTGCGCTGCGCCAGGGCGGAGAGGTTGCTGGGGAAGCCCGCGGCGCCCTCCGCGATGCCCACGTACGCGCCGCCCAGGCCCACCACGCGCGCCGACCCCAGGAGCGCGCCGGAGTTGAAGTACAGCCGCTCCGGGCGGGGCTCCGTGGGGGTGTCGTCCTGGGCGGAGGCCGGGAGCGCGGCGAGGAGCGCCGCGCACGCCAGGGCCACCGCCGTCCCGCGCAAGCCGTGAATCACCGACCGCCGGCCCCTTCGCTGAAGAGGCGGTCCGCCTCCGCGGCCAGGCCGGTGTCGCGGGAGGTGAGGCCGCCCGCGTCGTGGGTCACCAGCGCCAGCGTCACCTTGCGCCACCGGATGTCGATGTCCGGGTGGTGGTCCGCGGCCTCCGCGGCCTTCGCCACGCGCTCCACGAAGGCGATGCCCTCCAGGAAGGAGGGCGCTTCGTAGGTCCGGCGGATCATCCCGCCCTCGTGCTTCCAGGCGGGGTGGTTGGAGAGGAAGGTCTGGAGCGCATCCGGGGTCAGCAACGTGCGGTCGTAGGCCATGACGGCCGTTCTACCCGCTCCTCCGCCCGATGGAAGCCCCGGCGCGTCAGGGTGCCCGGCTTGGGGGTCTCACCTCATGCCTTCGAAACCGCCTGCTTCCATTTTTCCAGGTGGCGCGCGCGCACCTCGGGCTTCATCTTCGGCTTGAAGGTGCGGTCCGCCTTCCACGCGCGGCGGATGGCGTCCGGGCTGGTCCACACGCCCGCGCCCAGGCCGCCCAGGAAGGCCGCGCCCAGGGACGTGGTCTCCAGGTTGCGCGGGCGCACCACCGGCACGCCCAGCAGGTCCGCCTGATACTGCATGAGCAGGTTGTTGGCCGCCGCGCCGCCGTCCGCCTTGAAGGTGGGGATGTCCCGCCCGCTGTCGCGGCGCATGGCGTCCGCCAGGTCGTGGATTTGAAGGGCCACGCCCTCCAGCGTCGCGCGCGCCAGGTGCGCCACGGTGGTGGACCGGTCGATGCCGGCGAACAGGCCCCGCGCCTCCGGGCGCCAGTGGGGCGCGCCCAGGCCCGCGAGCGCCGGGACGAAGACGACGTCGCCGGAGTCCTTCACGCTGGCGGCCAGCGCCTCCACGTCCGGGGCCTTCTTGATGACCTTGAGCCCGTCGCGCAGCCACTGCACGGCGGCGCCCGCGATGAAGGAGCTGCCCTCCAGCGCGTAGTGCGTGGTGTTGCCCAGCTTCCACGCCACGGTGGTGAGCAGGCCCGCGGTGGAGCGCACCGGCTGGGTGCCGGTGTTCATCAGCAGGAAGGCGCCGGTGCCGTAGGTGCACTTGGATTCGCCCGTCTTGAAGCACGCCTGCCCGAAGAGGGCCGCCTGCTGGTCGCCGGCCATGCCCGCCACCAGGATGCCGTCCGGCAGGCTCTTCATGCCGCGCGTCGTGCCGTACACCTCCGCGTTGCCGCGGATCTCCGGGAGGCACGCGCGGGGCACCTCCAGCAGCGAGCACAGCTCGTCGTCCCACGCGAGCGTGCGCAGGTCCATCAGCAGGGTGCGGCTGGCATTGGACACGTCGGTGACGTGGGCGGCGCCGCCGGTGAGCTTGTAGACGAGCCACGAGTCCATGGTGCCGAAGCACACGTCGCCGCGCTCGGCGCGCTTCCGGGCGCCCTTCAGGTGGCTGAAGAGCCAGGTGAGCTTGGTGCCGGAGAAGTAGGGGTCCAGCACGAGGCCCGTGACTTCGCGCACGCGCGGTTCGACCCCCTGGGCCTTGAGCCGCTGACAGATGTCGGCCGTCCGGCGGTCCTGCCAGACGATGGCGCGGCCCAGGGGCTCGCCCGTGTCGCGGGCCCACAGGCCGGTCGTCTCGCGCTGGTTGGTGATGCCCACCACGGCGATGTCTCGGCCGGTGAGGCCCGCGTGCTTGAGCGCGCGGGCGATGCACCACTCGCTGCTGGCCCAGATGTCGTTCAGGTCGTGCTCCACCCACGACGGCTTGGGGAAGTGCTGGGGCAGCTCCTTGTAGGAGCGCCCCACCACCTGCAACCGGGCATCGAGGATGGAGACGTGCGTGCCAGTGGTGCCCTGGTCCAGCGCCAGGACGTATTTCGCCTTCGCCATGCGTGCGAGTCCTCTTTCGTCGGCCGGTGGCCGGACACGGAGGAGGACCCTACCCCAAGCGGGGCCGCGCGCAGGGGGGCCGCGTGCGGGATGTCAGGCACCAGGAGATGTCCGTGGAACGCTCCCGTACCTGTGAGGGACCGATGCGGGCCGCGCCTTGCCGGGGGAAGTCCACGGTACTTCCCAGCGCCTCCCGTCACGGTGGCCCGCTCAATACCCCGCGGCGTGGGAGCGGCTGTTGAGGAAGCGGCGCAGGCCGTAGGCGCCCAGCCCCGCGAGGATGAGCCGCCCGAGCGCGCTGCCCGGGCCCGCGGACCGGCGCCCCCGGTATCCGTAGCCGATGGGATGACGGCCGTACGCGCTGCGTCCCCGGTTCCAACCCCTTCCCCTGAAGACGCTCCGACGGGGGCCGCCCAGCAGGTTCGATAGCAATGGCATGGTGTCACTCCGTGATGAGGGCGTGTGCGCTTTCTAAACTGGGCCTCACGCGGCGCGGCGACACCCCACGTCCAGGAGGGCGCGCCCGAACCGCTGTCTCACCGGAAGGA
This window harbors:
- a CDS encoding family 2B encapsulin nanocompartment shell protein, which translates into the protein MANSEKNVAAHESQSLSTAGARQLATTTKTQPQMQGISPRWLLRVLPWVQVSGGTFRVNRRLTYTVGDDRLNFSNIGVKVEIIPEELLKLPLMRGFEDVDGLLIRTLASRFTQRQYKPGENIVEAGQSAEHVFLLAHGKAQKLGAGKYGDPVVLDTLADGDHFGDQAVVESNDVWPFTVKALTACTVMALPQEVFESLISQSPVLAAHVERFKAKLKRPQDKAGQASIALAAGHHGEPVLPGTFVDYELKPREYELSVAQTILRVHTRVSDIFNDPMNQTQEQLRLTLEALKERKEHELINNPEFGLLHNADLKQRINTRSGPPTPDDLDELLSRRRKTRFMLAHPRAIAAFGRECNKRGLYPTVVDVEGQKMQAWRGVPLLPCDKLPITRENTSAILAMRIGPDDQGVIGLHNAGIPDEVEPSLTVKRMDINGQAMAQYLVSTYYSAAVLVPDALGVLENVALGG
- a CDS encoding 4a-hydroxytetrahydrobiopterin dehydratase, with amino-acid sequence MAYDRTLLTPDALQTFLSNHPAWKHEGGMIRRTYEAPSFLEGIAFVERVAKAAEAADHHPDIDIRWRKVTLALVTHDAGGLTSRDTGLAAEADRLFSEGAGGR
- the glpK gene encoding glycerol kinase GlpK, with translation MAKAKYVLALDQGTTGTHVSILDARLQVVGRSYKELPQHFPKPSWVEHDLNDIWASSEWCIARALKHAGLTGRDIAVVGITNQRETTGLWARDTGEPLGRAIVWQDRRTADICQRLKAQGVEPRVREVTGLVLDPYFSGTKLTWLFSHLKGARKRAERGDVCFGTMDSWLVYKLTGGAAHVTDVSNASRTLLMDLRTLAWDDELCSLLEVPRACLPEIRGNAEVYGTTRGMKSLPDGILVAGMAGDQQAALFGQACFKTGESKCTYGTGAFLLMNTGTQPVRSTAGLLTTVAWKLGNTTHYALEGSSFIAGAAVQWLRDGLKVIKKAPDVEALAASVKDSGDVVFVPALAGLGAPHWRPEARGLFAGIDRSTTVAHLARATLEGVALQIHDLADAMRRDSGRDIPTFKADGGAAANNLLMQYQADLLGVPVVRPRNLETTSLGAAFLGGLGAGVWTSPDAIRRAWKADRTFKPKMKPEVRARHLEKWKQAVSKA
- a CDS encoding family 2B encapsulin nanocompartment shell protein; the protein is MSNDTKKHDDNNLSLGTQAARQLATTTKSEPQMQGISSRWLLKLLPWVQVSGGTYRVNRRMTYSVGDGRVTFTSTGAKVQVIPQELGELPLLRGYEDVDALTALANRFEQKEYKAGEVITEAGKEADSIVLIAHGKVNRIGKGKYGEPVVLETLADGDHYSYQALLESQDYWQFTAKAVTPVIALVLQQSAFEAVVAQVPSLQKHIDNFKARTKKKQDTSGQKAIELAAGHHGEPVLPGTFVDYETRPREYELAVAQTVLQIHTRVADLFNDPMNQTQQQLRLTVEALKERKEHELINNREFGLLHNADLKQRIHTRSGPPTPDDMDELLATVWKEPSFFLAHPRAIAAFGQECNKRGIYPTSVEMNGNMIPAWRGIPIVSCNKIPVSESRTSSIMLMRAGEKNQGVVGLHQAGIPDEIEPSLNVRFMGINEKAIMNYLVTAYFSAAVLTPDALGILESVEIGRS
- a CDS encoding NHL repeat-containing protein translates to MLGFAFGGAWGCGRGAPPPDPNNCEDSKAGCPPKEQPSVPGDAPPPGTGSNQTPPPTTQPEQLPPASGVTLWLAKEGTAQDDLALDLAVDPTGDLFTAAAYGYDDLGARVPTDDGVQLVLTRRSGAGQTLWTHAYDVRVDPTPVDLRADVHARVAADGTGALLVAGNLQGTTDLGTGKLGDGAFVAKLSADGVTLWANRVPGELTVTDVAADAQGRLYVAYTAPGTVDLGGEVKGAPGGVAVFAADGTPVLAIAVGSAESDGAAVEPLSLATGADGGVVVAGRFLGTVRFGTTAVQGSSEGSPFVAQYRATGELDWVKVRPSVKGRVRDVSRDAAGDVVLGGDFQGGFAWAGASLKGAATPSAFVAVAAADGTERWAHELGVDASVQGVALQDSGEVLAVGYTYSWLENGTTGQDGLGSAQLFTQRFDPTGQPLASRLFLAAPPEARGELYGLEAVPAVALLPDGDAVLYGDSDRVTDFGVDKLTPQRADIFLLRVKD